Sequence from the Argentina anserina chromosome 7, drPotAnse1.1, whole genome shotgun sequence genome:
agagagagagagagagagagagaggtacaCTGACAGAAGCTATGTAAAATCTCTGCAACAGTGTAACAGAAACACAGACAGAGAAAGAAGATAGTCTTTTATATTTTCAACCAATACTGCTctacttcttctccttttctgTCAGATCCCCCTACCCTCTAAACCCCAGGAATCAATATATCCCCAAGAAAAACCAGACCCCTCAAAGCTTTTATTTCCTCACCAGTCCCTGAGTCCCTCCTTTTCTCCTCAAAGTCTTTAAGAGGCAGATACACCTTTTTACCTGTGAATATCTCCTTGACAATCAACCCAGATTTTGTTGCCAATTCAATTCTCAAACCGAAAAGCCAGCATTCAATAGTGTATTTGGCTGCGTCTGAGACACTACGACAAGTCTTTCAACTTACAGGTTTATATTTAAGTCTCTTACTCTGTGTAACGTAAATTCTTGGGACTTGAAAGTTCAATAATACTCTGCaggaaaaaaaggaaagagtAACAGACTGCTCTGGTTTTCTTCGTTAATTTCAAAGGTAAAACGAGATACACCACTCTGTTATTTACTGGCAAATGGTATTTAGCAGTCACTGAAAGCAACCTTGAAAATCTCTCAGGTTTCTACATATTATAAATACAAGGCCAGTCATTCTAAACAAGGTAAAACGACCCTTCATTCTCTTCTGGGTGTGTGAAAGATTTTGGCTTTCACCCTTCTTTACGCTTTGTTTTAGTTATTTGGGGCATTTAACTTAACAGTATGTGTGAATCTTTTTCAGGTCGATTTTCTTAGTAGCAATGTCGCATTCATCACCTCAGAAGCAAGCAGAGGACGCCATGGTGAACCAGAGCATCATTGATCATGAAGACAGGGACGAAGTAATCCCAGATCAAACTCAAACTGGTTTCAGCATCAGCAACTTTCTCTGGCATGGTGGCTCTGTTTATGACGCCTGGTTCAGCTGTGCATCAAATCAAGTATGAGTCTTTGACAAACTCACAACTCGAGTATATGATTATCGAGTACCCGTTTCTATTCTGAGAATTgggttttggatttttttgcAGGTCGCTCAAGTTCTTCTGACATTGCCATACTCTTTCTCTCAACTTGGTATGCTCTCAGGCATCATCTTTCAAGTGTTCTATGGCATTTTGGGAAGCTGGACTGCTTATCTCATTAGTATTCTCTATGTTGAGTACCGAAGCCgaaaggagaaagaaaatgttaGCTTCAAGAACCATGTCATCCAGGTTAGCATTATTCTTCCAAAATAAGCctaaattgaaatttcttaCATTAATGGCAAATGGCCTAATACCCATTCTTGATTCACTCCtctgttttcttttgaaaattGTTTGTAGTGGTTTGAAGTTCTAGATGGTTTGTTGGGTCCATACTGGAAAGCAGTTGGTTTAGCCTTCAACTGTACTTTCCTCCTCTGTGGATCTGTCATTCAGCTCATAGGTTGTGCAAGGtttgtaatttgtaaattCAACACAATTCTAATGTTCATTATAATCTAGAGGGAAGAAGGAAGATGCTTTGTTTTGGGGTTTGGACGTCTGGTCCAATTTTTCAATCTGATTCTTTTTGGTCGCGTGTTTCCAAGCAATATATCAATCTTGGTCACCGGTGCCAAATTCTGTCAAATTCCCCGGCGAAGCTGAAATGGTTTTAATCTAGTGATTTGACGGAATTTGGCGGAAGCTAATATTGCAGAATATGGAAAACACAATGATCAAAAAGGCCAAGTTGGTAAACATGCATGGAATTGACCAAAACTAAAAGGACAACAAAAGATTTAAACCTTACTTTCTTTATGCACTAATTTGTGTTCGTGTAATCACACAGTAATATCTACTATATAAACGACCATCTGGACAAGAGGACATGGACATACATATTTGGAGCTTGTTGTGCCACCACTGTGTTCATACCCTCATTCCACAACTACAGAATTTGGTCATTTCTTGGTCTTGGAATGACCACCTACACTGCTTGGTATATGACCATTGCAGCAATCGTTCATGGCCAGGTGATTTAATCAAACGATCCCAGCTGTTTTCGATAAGTTTTCATGTTCTGTTTCTCCATTCATTCAAGTTCAATGTGTTTTGAAACGAGTTGAATGCGTTTCACAGGCTGAGGGTGTAAAACACTCAGGACCAGATAAGTTGGTTTTGTACTTCACTGGCGCCACAAATATACTATACACTTTCGGCGGGCACGCCGTCACTGTGTGAGTGTTTCCCTTAACTTTCTGGAGTTTAATTTTCTTAGTTGAATTATAATGATGATGTTCCCGCTGTGTTTTCTGGTCTTCTTTTCAAGATGGTgggttttttaattttcacacAGCTGCTTTAAAGATTACAGCTTTTGCTTGCCATTAATGGGTTGGTGCAACTGTGCAGAAGAGAATATGATGATAGGAAAAATGAATATGAGATATCATATATAATGTGAATGAAGGAATATAATAGCTGGAACAATATGGTGATTGTGGACCTTGTGGTACACGTTTATAGATTCTACATTTGTCATATGGATCATATATTGACTTTGAGTCACTAACACACCTTAAGGTTTAATCTAAAGTTCGAATGTTGAATCGTAAAGTTGAATCTTTTCAGTAGCTTTTGAAGAAATGCAGAGGTTACAGTTTGTCATCATATCAATACTTAAG
This genomic interval carries:
- the LOC126801950 gene encoding auxin transporter-like protein 2 → MSHSSPQKQAEDAMVNQSIIDHEDRDEVIPDQTQTGFSISNFLWHGGSVYDAWFSCASNQVAQVLLTLPYSFSQLGMLSGIIFQVFYGILGSWTAYLISILYVEYRSRKEKENVSFKNHVIQWFEVLDGLLGPYWKAVGLAFNCTFLLCGSVIQLIGCASNIYYINDHLDKRTWTYIFGACCATTVFIPSFHNYRIWSFLGLGMTTYTAWYMTIAAIVHGQAEGVKHSGPDKLVLYFTGATNILYTFGGHAVTVEIMHAMWKPQKFKYVYLFATLYVFTLTLPSASAVYWAFGDELLTHSNAFALLPRNAWRDAGVVLMLIHQFITFGFACTPLYFVWEKVIGMHDTKSICLRALARLPVVIPIWFLAIIFPFFGPINSAVGALLVSFTVYIIPASAHMLTFRSASARKNAAEKLPFFLPSWTGMYVVNAFIVVWVFIVGFGFGGWASMTNFIKQVDTFGLFAKCYQCPPRVSAAPPPHPLHH